In the genome of Quercus robur chromosome 3, dhQueRobu3.1, whole genome shotgun sequence, one region contains:
- the LOC126717414 gene encoding calmodulin-like protein 8 — protein MGDVLTEEQIAEFQEAFCLFDKDGDGCITIEELAIAIRSLDQNPTEEELKSMINEVDVDGNGTIEFGEFLNLMARKMKENEAEEELKEAFKVFDKDQDGYISPTELRHVMMNLGERLTDEEVEQMIKEADLDGDGLVNYEEFVRMMLAA, from the exons ATGGGAGATGTTCTGACTGAAGAACAGATTGCTGAGTTTCAAGAAGCTTTTTGTCTCTTCGACAAGGATGGAGACG GCTGCATCACCATTGAAGAATTGGCCATTGCAATCAGATCATTGGATCAAAATCCTACAGAGGAAGAATTGAAAAGCATGATCAATGAAGTGGACGTTGATGGTAATGGAACCATAGAATTTGGGGAGTTCTTGAATCTCATGGCAAGGAAAATGAAG GAAaatgaagcagaagaagaaTTGAAAGAAGCCTTCAAAGTGTTTGACAAGGACCAAGATGGTTACATATCACCAACTGAG TTGAGGCATGTAATGATGAATCTAGGAGAAAGATTGACAGATGAAGAGGTGGAGCAAATGATCAAAGAAGCTGATTTGGACGGCGATGGTCTAGTTAATTATGAGGAATTTGTTAGAATGATGTTGGCCGCTTGA
- the LOC126719365 gene encoding aspartic proteinase nepenthesin-1-like: MYYVEVLSISMEGKKLPIDPVEFQLRSDFKGGFAIDTGSALTYLVQNAYNIVRVEIVKYLQAYNWNPTVHSELPYDLCYDVIPIENQQFPSLTIHFLGANLDQLGSHRVFQLFYDDTFCMFILPTSQQGTNILGAFQQADYRFLFDVGTG, translated from the coding sequence ATGTACTATGTGGAAGTGTTGAGTATTAGCATGGAGGGCAAGAAGCTTCCTATAGATCCAGTAGAGTTTCAATTAAGAAGTGATTTTAAGGGTGGGTTTGCTATTGATACAGGATCTGCATTAACTTATCTTGTTCAAAATGCATATAACATTGTCAGAGTTGAGATAGTTAAATACTTACAGGCATATAACTGGAATCCTACGGTGCATTCAGAGCTACCTTATGACCTTTGCTATGATGTCATCCCAATCGAAAATCAACAATTTCCATcattaacaattcattttcttGGAGCAAACCTTGATCAGCTTGGTAGTCATCGAGTCTTCCAATTATTTTACGATGATACTTTTTGCATGTTTATCTTGCCTACTTCTCAACAAGGGACAAATATTCTAGGGGCATTTCAGCAAGCAGATTATCGATTCTTGTTTGATGTTGGAACAGGTTAA